From Bacillus pumilus, one genomic window encodes:
- a CDS encoding DUF418 domain-containing protein, translated as MNANKVAHGQPMSLRDRVHFLDIVRGFALMGIILVNYFLIVDSAKGFDMEANDVFHNLVNWFASGKFITLFSFLFGVGFMIFMDRAAQKVDSPNKLFARRLTILLGIGLLHVTFVWIGDILTHYAAAGFLLLFFYKRRAKTILYWLITLFVIQLLTPFFAMLFNIINTVSSGKPVFADFELASHNSLTYLASIGDRWTDMVTMASGSFSIIYSMFLMFLLGVYFVKMEFFKNMEAKKAIWNRIWIIFTIAFMITQSSTIIAAVNPVENTLWMDMASALEQNGGLTGSMFYMSTLAMLFLHVPQLRGALMIFTKVGRMSLTCYLLHSIIGTMLFLKYGAGLADHLQPAGTFFMAIGVYAFLVLFSTLWLKRFKYGPMEFIWRQLTYGKVHDKPKTNTFHAAK; from the coding sequence ATGAATGCAAACAAAGTAGCACACGGACAACCGATGAGTCTGCGGGATCGGGTTCATTTCTTAGACATCGTACGGGGATTTGCCTTAATGGGGATTATTCTGGTCAATTACTTTTTGATCGTGGATTCGGCGAAGGGGTTCGATATGGAAGCAAATGATGTTTTTCACAACTTGGTGAATTGGTTTGCCTCAGGGAAATTCATTACGCTGTTTTCCTTCCTATTCGGGGTTGGTTTTATGATTTTTATGGATCGAGCTGCTCAGAAGGTGGACAGCCCAAACAAGCTGTTTGCACGCAGGTTAACCATTCTCTTAGGAATTGGCCTTCTGCATGTCACCTTTGTTTGGATTGGTGATATTTTAACCCATTATGCTGCCGCTGGCTTTTTGTTACTTTTCTTTTACAAACGTAGAGCTAAAACCATCCTATACTGGCTGATCACACTCTTTGTCATACAATTGCTCACTCCTTTTTTCGCGATGCTGTTCAATATCATTAACACAGTATCATCAGGCAAGCCGGTTTTTGCTGATTTCGAGCTGGCCAGCCACAACAGCCTGACTTATCTAGCATCTATTGGTGACCGGTGGACAGATATGGTCACAATGGCTTCTGGTTCATTTTCTATCATCTATTCTATGTTCCTCATGTTTTTGCTTGGTGTGTATTTTGTGAAAATGGAGTTTTTCAAAAACATGGAGGCAAAAAAAGCGATTTGGAATCGCATTTGGATCATTTTCACTATCGCGTTTATGATTACACAGAGCAGTACGATCATAGCAGCGGTCAATCCTGTTGAAAATACACTGTGGATGGACATGGCCTCTGCCCTTGAACAAAACGGTGGATTAACGGGCAGTATGTTCTATATGAGTACACTTGCGATGCTGTTTCTGCATGTTCCTCAGCTGCGAGGTGCTTTGATGATCTTTACCAAAGTCGGACGGATGTCACTGACCTGTTATTTGCTTCACTCCATCATTGGGACAATGCTGTTTCTGAAATATGGAGCTGGGCTTGCCGATCATCTTCAGCCGGCTGGTACGTTCTTCATGGCTATTGGCGTGTATGCCTTCCTTGTGCTTTTCAGTACATTATGGTTAAAACGGTTTAAGTATGGACCGATGGAGTTTATTTGGCGTCAGCTGACGTATGGGAAGGTTCATGATAAACCGAAAACCAACACATTCCATGCGGCGAAGTAA
- a CDS encoding helix-turn-helix transcriptional regulator: MKKSERLNQELIFLSDKYSFQLKDLETEFGISKRTALRDMEELESMGLAFYVENGRHGGYRLVNQSPLVPIYFNIDEVQAIFFALKALDLVSATPFKKSYSQIRQKLFATMSDERKQMITETLDVIHYYNVAPVSEQNQLELILQAMMEDQIVKMTYTQNENKRIRLQFLELFYRNGIWFTKAYDVRNKKWGIYRCDFMKDVMIEEEIRDTFTKEELKELQLEYEKTYHDISFKCRLTEQGKEKFLKNHYPNMRLEIIENTPYIVGGYNQEELSYMTHYLISFGKHVKIEYPDELKESYLNQLQEMVDQY, encoded by the coding sequence ATGAAAAAATCAGAACGATTAAACCAAGAGCTTATTTTTTTAAGTGATAAATACTCATTTCAGCTAAAGGATTTAGAAACTGAATTTGGCATATCTAAACGCACGGCTTTGAGAGATATGGAAGAGCTAGAGTCGATGGGCTTAGCTTTTTATGTTGAAAATGGAAGACATGGGGGATATCGACTGGTGAATCAATCTCCATTGGTTCCTATTTATTTCAATATCGATGAAGTTCAAGCTATTTTTTTCGCGCTTAAAGCTTTAGACTTGGTGTCAGCAACACCATTTAAAAAATCCTACTCACAAATTCGGCAAAAGCTGTTTGCCACAATGTCTGATGAGAGAAAACAAATGATCACGGAGACTTTGGATGTGATTCATTACTATAATGTCGCACCAGTCAGTGAACAAAATCAATTGGAATTGATTTTACAGGCGATGATGGAAGATCAAATCGTGAAGATGACTTATACTCAAAATGAAAATAAAAGGATCAGGCTGCAATTTCTTGAGTTGTTTTATCGAAATGGGATTTGGTTCACCAAAGCATATGATGTTCGAAATAAAAAGTGGGGCATCTATAGATGTGACTTTATGAAGGACGTGATGATTGAAGAAGAAATCAGAGACACCTTTACGAAGGAAGAATTAAAAGAACTGCAGCTCGAGTACGAAAAAACTTATCATGATATCTCATTTAAATGTCGATTAACGGAACAAGGAAAAGAAAAGTTTTTGAAGAATCATTACCCAAATATGAGATTGGAGATCATTGAGAATACTCCTTATATTGTGGGTGGATACAACCAAGAAGAATTATCGTATATGACTCACTATTTGATCTCATTTGGGAAACATGTGAAAATTGAATACCCTGATGAATTAAAAGAAAGTTATCTGAATCAATTGCAAGAAATGGTCGACCAGTATTGA
- a CDS encoding FMN-dependent NADH-azoreductase translates to MQTLIINAHPDFTHRESYSNKLQTLFLEQFKERFPHEEPTILHLYGTEIPRIEKEQLLRIWDKQASEQTLTATEEKIAAASSALLAQFKAHHRIVIVSPVHNFNVTSRMKDYIDNILIARETFKYTEAGSVGLMTDDYRVLLLQASGSIFTNNDRYTPLEFSHYYLKEIFQNLMGFQQFHIVRAQGTAILEKETILSSAADDLSKAFDAFYSHGEI, encoded by the coding sequence ATGCAAACATTAATCATTAACGCGCACCCTGATTTCACTCATCGAGAAAGTTATTCAAACAAACTGCAAACACTATTTTTAGAACAGTTTAAAGAAAGGTTTCCTCATGAGGAACCAACGATTTTACATTTATATGGAACTGAAATTCCTCGTATCGAAAAAGAACAGCTGCTACGTATTTGGGATAAGCAAGCATCTGAACAAACATTAACAGCTACGGAAGAAAAAATTGCTGCTGCTTCTTCTGCTTTATTGGCTCAATTCAAAGCACATCATCGAATTGTGATTGTGTCACCTGTTCATAATTTCAATGTGACTTCACGTATGAAAGATTATATAGATAATATCTTAATTGCTAGAGAAACGTTCAAATATACAGAAGCTGGTTCAGTTGGTCTGATGACTGACGATTATCGTGTACTTTTGCTTCAAGCAAGCGGCTCAATTTTCACAAATAACGATCGATATACACCTCTGGAATTTTCACATTACTACCTAAAAGAAATATTCCAAAACTTGATGGGCTTTCAACAATTTCATATTGTCCGAGCACAAGGAACAGCGATTTTAGAGAAAGAAACGATCTTGTCATCTGCAGCTGATGATTTGTCTAAAGCTTTTGATGCGTTTTACTCGCATGGCGAGATATGA
- a CDS encoding type I restriction-modification system subunit M encodes MSNATHITSQLWGMANKLRGTMDASEYKNYILPFMFYRYLSENQDEYLKVNDLEEFYEVTDDTEKEDYLEEISKGIGYAIDPAYTWDKIVSKIENHKIKASDFQDMFDSFNTNAKRNAIAEADFANVFSDVNLGDTRLGSSTNERAKALNDIVLIINEFTFKDDSGHDILGDVYEYLIGQFAANAGKKGGEFYTPHEVSQILAKIVTNDADGTGGQFRVYDPTMGSGSLLLTVQKELPNGDEEGSVEFYGQELNTTTYNLARMNLMMHGVNYRNMELKRADTLDADWPFAEKDGTQIPLKFDAVVSNPPYSHKWDTKDVDREKDTRFKGYGVAPASKADYAFVLHGLYHLDKTGTMAIVLPHGVLFRGASEGKIRKNIIDNNLLDTVIGLPANLFYGTSIPTCVLVFKGREARKNKDILFIDASNEFVKGKNQNKLSPENIDKIIETYSNRKDVEKYAHVASLDEIKENDYNLNIPRYVDTFEEEEVIPLSQVAQELAEVKAEIASSYDNLFGLMNELEGTTDEAKEELSKFISLLGK; translated from the coding sequence ATGAGTAATGCAACACATATTACATCACAGCTATGGGGAATGGCTAACAAACTGCGTGGGACTATGGATGCAAGTGAGTACAAGAATTATATTTTGCCATTTATGTTCTATCGCTACTTATCAGAAAATCAAGATGAATACTTGAAAGTCAATGATCTGGAAGAGTTCTACGAAGTGACAGATGACACTGAAAAAGAAGATTATCTTGAAGAAATCAGTAAAGGTATCGGATATGCGATTGATCCTGCTTACACTTGGGACAAAATCGTATCAAAAATTGAAAATCATAAAATCAAAGCTAGTGACTTCCAAGATATGTTTGACTCATTCAATACAAATGCAAAACGTAACGCAATTGCAGAAGCGGACTTTGCTAATGTATTTTCAGATGTTAACCTTGGGGATACACGTCTAGGTTCAAGTACAAATGAACGTGCAAAGGCTTTGAATGATATCGTGTTGATAATTAACGAGTTCACTTTCAAAGACGATTCAGGGCACGACATTTTGGGTGACGTTTATGAATACTTAATTGGACAATTTGCTGCAAATGCTGGTAAAAAAGGAGGGGAATTTTATACACCACATGAAGTTAGTCAAATCTTAGCGAAAATTGTCACGAATGATGCAGATGGTACTGGCGGTCAATTCCGTGTTTATGACCCTACAATGGGATCAGGTTCACTTCTTTTAACAGTCCAAAAAGAATTACCAAATGGTGATGAAGAAGGAAGTGTTGAGTTTTACGGGCAAGAGTTGAATACGACGACTTATAACTTAGCTCGCATGAACTTGATGATGCATGGGGTAAATTATCGCAATATGGAGTTGAAACGTGCAGACACACTGGATGCTGACTGGCCATTTGCCGAAAAAGATGGAACACAAATTCCTTTGAAGTTCGACGCCGTCGTATCAAACCCACCATATTCTCATAAATGGGATACAAAAGACGTTGATCGAGAAAAGGATACACGTTTCAAGGGTTATGGTGTAGCACCTGCATCTAAGGCAGATTATGCTTTTGTACTGCATGGACTTTACCATTTAGATAAAACTGGAACAATGGCTATCGTATTGCCGCACGGGGTACTATTTCGAGGTGCTTCTGAAGGTAAAATCCGCAAAAATATCATCGATAATAATCTATTAGATACTGTTATTGGATTGCCCGCTAACTTGTTTTATGGCACAAGCATCCCAACCTGTGTCTTGGTATTCAAAGGTCGTGAAGCTCGTAAGAATAAAGATATTTTGTTTATCGATGCTTCAAATGAGTTTGTAAAAGGAAAGAACCAAAACAAACTCTCTCCTGAAAACATCGACAAAATTATTGAAACATACAGTAACCGTAAAGACGTTGAAAAATATGCTCATGTGGCATCTTTGGATGAAATCAAAGAAAATGATTACAATTTAAACATTCCACGTTATGTCGACACGTTTGAAGAAGAAGAAGTTATTCCACTATCACAAGTGGCTCAAGAGTTGGCAGAAGTTAAAGCGGAAATTGCGAGTTCATATGATAATTTGTTTGGGTTAATGAATGAGCTGGAAGGGACAACAGATGAAGCCAAAGAAGAACTGAGTAAATTTATCAGTCTTTTAGGTAAATAA
- a CDS encoding restriction endonuclease subunit S, with translation MSDKITKSPQIRFAGFTDAWEQCRLGSVADFSKGNGYTKNDLRDTGFPVVLYGRLYTKYETIINNVDTFVEMKDKSVISEGNEVVVPASGESAEDISRASVIGKPGLILGGDLNIIKPKQEVNSTFLALTISNGTQQKEMSKRAQGKSVVHLHNSDLKEINLLYPKLEEQQQIGTFFTNIDNLLTLHQRNLELLKDMKKSLLQKMFPKDGANVPEIRFAGFADAWEQHSLSKVGDFVRTSVDPQATPHASFVEYSMPSYDNGRKPEVVFGDSMQSIRLKVSGDVLLINKLNVRQKRIWFVEDAPSNAVASSEFMPFTSTEIDLAFLEQLMLSDKTTRDLESISSGTSNSQKRITPSDVLKYIIKFPVDRAEQEKIGSFFKNIDNLIIFHQRELNSLENLKKSLLQQMFI, from the coding sequence ATGAGTGATAAAATAACAAAATCACCTCAAATCAGATTCGCAGGATTTACGGATGCTTGGGAACAGTGTAGGTTAGGGAGTGTGGCTGATTTTTCTAAGGGGAATGGGTATACCAAGAATGATTTGAGGGATACTGGATTTCCAGTTGTTTTATATGGCCGCCTTTATACAAAATATGAAACTATTATTAATAATGTCGACACGTTTGTTGAAATGAAAGACAAATCTGTAATCAGTGAAGGAAATGAAGTTGTTGTGCCTGCGTCTGGAGAATCTGCAGAAGACATTTCAAGAGCATCTGTTATTGGTAAACCTGGGCTTATCCTTGGTGGAGACTTGAACATTATTAAACCTAAACAGGAAGTAAATTCAACGTTTCTAGCTTTGACAATATCAAATGGAACACAACAAAAAGAAATGTCAAAACGTGCTCAAGGGAAATCTGTGGTTCATTTGCATAATTCAGATTTGAAAGAGATTAATTTACTTTATCCAAAATTAGAAGAGCAACAACAAATCGGCACATTCTTCACTAATATAGACAACCTTCTCACCCTTCATCAGCGTAACTTGGAACTGCTGAAGGATATGAAAAAGAGTCTACTGCAAAAAATGTTTCCGAAAGATGGAGCCAATGTTCCTGAAATTCGCTTTGCAGGATTTGCGGATGCTTGGGAACAGCATTCTTTGTCAAAGGTTGGTGATTTTGTAAGAACAAGTGTTGATCCACAAGCAACTCCCCATGCTTCATTTGTTGAATATAGTATGCCTTCATATGACAACGGACGAAAGCCTGAAGTTGTTTTTGGCGACTCTATGCAGAGTATACGTCTCAAAGTTTCAGGTGATGTGTTGCTAATTAATAAGCTTAATGTTCGTCAGAAACGAATTTGGTTTGTGGAGGACGCCCCTAGCAATGCTGTTGCATCAAGTGAATTCATGCCATTTACTTCAACTGAAATCGACTTGGCATTTTTGGAACAGCTAATGCTATCGGATAAGACAACAAGAGATTTAGAGTCAATTTCATCTGGTACATCAAACAGTCAAAAGCGTATTACACCATCTGACGTATTGAAGTATATAATCAAGTTTCCAGTTGACAGAGCAGAGCAAGAGAAAATTGGTTCTTTTTTTAAGAACATAGACAACCTTATCATTTTTCATCAGCGTGAGTTAAATTCGCTTGAAAATTTAAAAAAATCACTACTTCAACAAATGTTTATATAA
- a CDS encoding type I restriction endonuclease subunit R, translated as MKSQSELAFENEVIDYLTKIGGVKQWEYKKDIKTTEQLWDNFKIILEQNNSARLDEPLSVTEFNQVKKIITSIESPYQAGQFLYGVNGVSEIEVDLDNGRHVFLTVFDQAQVGGGNTVYQVVNQIKRPKVVDGKTTRRFDVTLLINGLPIIQIELKKALHSATESLNQMEQYIAEKQFSGIFSTLQILIAMTPFDIRYMANTPLENFNRAFAFNWQNEDDARPIRSWKTFADKVLSIPMAHDLATRYMILDGTKNKESIKVMRPYQVYATKRVLDKVRKFDFKYDGGKLGYIWHTTGSGKTITSFKTAWLASRLSNVDKVIFLVDRIALTNQTADAYKAYDPVAGFEGKTGVVGDTANISDLHRKLTKKSDKNIIVTSIQKMSRYVARDSFKPLNENILFIVDEAHRSTGNGSENEGMLETIRKAISNSAWVGYTGTPKFPETREIFGELLHAYTIKEAIADKNVLGFNVEFKETIEAPEDPTEDDIDDNIRGSVYDYSPEHVNLVVKDIFDNWKKRSNERQYNALFTVHVGGNKPSTPRAMEYFDKFAEENANRPVDQRLKVAVSFSADTSNSVHQLKTNENLHRAIKAYNATFGTAFDMTTVKAYTEDLARRLNKTADDGKYLDLVIVVDQLLTGFDAPEMNTLYIDRTLKGGNLIQAYSRTNRIHNAVHKPWGNVVNYRWPEQNEYEMNKAFAIYSNRASADEQLSLEELKKGNEESGITSKPFSKVQAEMQEVINKLSTLTDDFVQLPPSEKAQDEVFENLKEYNRLLSQLKQYTEDDDKNPISAYDNAEEFYERLGITEEQEVILTTVIAGELKERRAKREDIDISQVNLSMVHIHDVTINYDYLIDLIARMADEVHANEMSKAESTRDEIQVEIAKSDNEKEKSKVSHFVSKIFTKEFEFDHYPAPRSVEKMNQAMDQAQKDTNIQLVTNFIRTWGLDNSTKPKELENMIKKHRLGQEDMDKQGELTAIMNDARADYKEIAVEEIAALSWVRYRIEFRKAFYEMADEIKKAE; from the coding sequence ATGAAAAGTCAATCGGAATTAGCATTTGAAAATGAAGTTATCGATTATTTGACCAAAATCGGTGGAGTAAAACAATGGGAATACAAAAAAGACATTAAAACAACCGAACAACTTTGGGATAACTTTAAAATAATCCTAGAACAAAACAATAGCGCACGATTAGATGAGCCCTTGTCTGTTACTGAATTTAACCAAGTGAAGAAAATCATCACTAGTATCGAATCACCTTATCAGGCCGGACAGTTTTTGTATGGCGTTAATGGTGTTTCTGAAATTGAAGTTGACCTTGATAATGGTAGACATGTGTTCTTGACAGTATTCGACCAAGCCCAAGTCGGTGGCGGGAATACCGTTTATCAAGTAGTAAATCAAATTAAGCGGCCAAAAGTTGTTGATGGTAAAACGACTCGCAGGTTTGATGTGACTTTGCTCATTAATGGTTTGCCGATTATTCAAATTGAACTAAAGAAAGCACTTCATAGCGCTACGGAATCTTTAAATCAGATGGAACAGTATATAGCTGAAAAACAATTCAGCGGTATCTTTTCAACTTTGCAGATTTTAATCGCGATGACACCTTTTGATATTCGTTATATGGCAAATACGCCACTTGAAAACTTTAACCGAGCTTTTGCTTTCAACTGGCAAAATGAAGATGATGCTCGCCCTATTCGATCATGGAAGACGTTTGCAGATAAAGTGTTATCCATTCCAATGGCTCATGATTTGGCAACACGTTACATGATACTAGATGGTACAAAAAACAAAGAAAGTATCAAAGTCATGCGTCCTTATCAAGTCTATGCCACAAAGCGTGTACTTGATAAAGTTAGAAAGTTTGACTTTAAATATGATGGTGGTAAATTAGGATACATTTGGCACACAACTGGATCAGGTAAAACAATCACAAGTTTTAAGACAGCGTGGCTTGCAAGCCGTCTATCTAATGTAGATAAAGTGATCTTCTTGGTTGACCGGATCGCACTTACCAACCAAACAGCAGATGCTTATAAAGCCTATGATCCTGTTGCTGGTTTTGAAGGGAAAACTGGTGTGGTGGGTGACACAGCTAATATTTCAGACCTTCATCGCAAACTAACGAAGAAAAGCGATAAGAACATCATTGTGACAAGTATCCAAAAAATGTCACGTTATGTAGCGCGGGACAGCTTCAAGCCACTGAATGAAAATATTCTTTTTATCGTGGATGAAGCCCACCGTTCAACTGGGAATGGTAGCGAAAATGAAGGGATGCTTGAAACGATTCGAAAAGCAATTTCTAATTCTGCTTGGGTTGGTTATACTGGTACACCAAAATTCCCGGAAACACGAGAAATCTTTGGAGAACTATTACATGCATATACCATTAAAGAAGCGATTGCGGATAAAAATGTATTAGGGTTTAACGTTGAATTTAAGGAAACAATCGAGGCTCCCGAAGATCCTACCGAAGATGATATTGATGATAATATTCGTGGTAGTGTTTACGACTATAGTCCAGAACATGTGAACTTAGTAGTGAAAGACATCTTCGATAACTGGAAGAAACGTTCAAATGAGCGTCAATATAATGCCTTGTTTACAGTTCACGTTGGTGGTAATAAACCAAGTACACCAAGAGCGATGGAATATTTCGATAAGTTTGCAGAAGAGAATGCGAATCGTCCAGTAGATCAACGATTAAAAGTTGCGGTGAGTTTCTCGGCAGATACATCCAATAGTGTTCATCAACTGAAAACGAACGAAAACTTACATAGAGCCATCAAAGCTTATAACGCAACGTTTGGCACAGCTTTTGATATGACGACAGTTAAAGCCTACACAGAAGACTTAGCACGACGTTTGAATAAGACAGCTGATGATGGTAAGTATTTAGATTTGGTTATCGTTGTGGATCAACTTTTAACCGGTTTTGATGCGCCTGAGATGAATACGCTCTATATTGATCGAACGCTTAAGGGTGGGAACTTGATTCAGGCATACTCACGTACAAATCGAATACATAACGCTGTCCATAAGCCTTGGGGAAATGTCGTGAATTATCGTTGGCCGGAGCAAAACGAGTATGAAATGAATAAGGCTTTTGCTATTTATTCAAATCGTGCATCTGCCGACGAACAGCTTTCACTTGAAGAATTGAAGAAAGGCAACGAAGAGTCTGGTATCACTTCCAAACCATTTAGCAAGGTCCAAGCTGAGATGCAAGAAGTCATCAACAAGCTTTCCACGCTCACAGACGATTTTGTACAATTACCACCAAGTGAAAAAGCACAGGATGAAGTCTTTGAGAATTTGAAAGAGTATAATCGTTTGTTGAGTCAGTTGAAACAATATACCGAAGATGATGACAAAAATCCTATATCCGCTTATGATAATGCTGAAGAGTTCTATGAACGTTTAGGTATTACTGAAGAGCAGGAAGTCATTTTAACAACTGTCATTGCTGGTGAGTTGAAAGAACGACGTGCGAAACGAGAAGACATTGATATTTCGCAAGTCAATCTCTCGATGGTTCATATTCACGATGTGACCATCAACTATGATTATTTGATTGATTTGATCGCCCGAATGGCTGACGAAGTTCACGCGAACGAAATGTCAAAAGCGGAAAGTACACGTGATGAAATCCAAGTTGAAATCGCCAAGTCTGACAATGAAAAAGAAAAATCTAAGGTGAGTCATTTTGTATCTAAGATTTTCACCAAAGAGTTTGAATTTGATCATTATCCAGCACCTCGAAGTGTTGAAAAAATGAACCAAGCAATGGATCAAGCACAAAAGGATACGAATATCCAACTTGTAACGAACTTCATCCGGACTTGGGGACTAGATAACAGTACTAAGCCTAAGGAACTTGAAAACATGATTAAAAAACACCGATTAGGTCAAGAGGATATGGATAAACAAGGGGAATTAACCGCTATTATGAATGACGCAAGAGCTGATTATAAAGAAATCGCAGTTGAAGAGATTGCAGCGTTAAGCTGGGTTCGGTATCGCATTGAATTTCGTAAAGCATTTTACGAAATGGCCGACGAAATTAAGAAGGCGGAATAG
- a CDS encoding restriction endonuclease subunit S → MEKSKLNEFVTFVPGINPTRAQKQFETQEIKYYDQASFEADYHREDVAVEEKAKPQNNLSLNEGDVVISNSLQLATIVGENNVGKVLSLNFTKIEFDSEQLDKKYFLYLFNAHKDVKQQKERGAQGSGPILRIPLRALGEMIVPIVPIEEQKKIGTIYVETMKLQNKLSQYADLIGQFTSSVIEGTLKGE, encoded by the coding sequence TTGGAGAAAAGTAAATTAAATGAATTCGTAACGTTCGTTCCCGGTATTAATCCAACAAGAGCACAAAAGCAATTTGAAACTCAAGAAATAAAGTATTATGACCAAGCGTCTTTTGAAGCTGATTATCATCGTGAGGACGTAGCTGTTGAAGAAAAGGCAAAACCTCAAAATAACCTATCGTTAAATGAAGGTGATGTTGTTATCAGTAACTCATTGCAGCTAGCCACAATTGTTGGTGAAAATAATGTTGGTAAAGTGTTGTCCCTCAACTTTACGAAAATAGAGTTTGATAGTGAACAACTTGATAAGAAATATTTTCTTTACTTGTTTAATGCTCATAAAGATGTGAAGCAGCAAAAAGAAAGGGGGGCACAGGGGAGTGGCCCTATTCTAAGAATTCCGCTTCGTGCCCTTGGGGAAATGATCGTTCCAATTGTTCCGATTGAGGAACAGAAGAAAATAGGCACTATTTACGTAGAAACAATGAAGCTACAAAATAAGTTAAGCCAATACGCAGACTTGATAGGGCAGTTTACGAGCTCGGTAATAGAAGGAACATTAAAGGGGGAGTAA
- the sufB gene encoding Fe-S cluster assembly protein SufB: MAKKMPDVGEYKYGFSDKDVSIFRSERGLTKEIVEEISRMKEEPQWMLDFRLKSLEHFYNMPMPQWGGDLNALNFDEITYYVKPSERSERSWDEVPEEIKQTFDKLGIPEAEQKYLAGVSAQYESEVVYHNMKQDLEDLGIVFKDTDSALKENEDIFREHWAKVIPPTDNKFAALNSAVWSGGSFIYVPKGVKVDTPLQAYFRINSENMGQFERTLIIVDEGAHVHYVEGCTAPVYTTNSLHSAVVEIVVKKGGYCRYTTIQNWANNVFNLVTKRTVCEENATMEWIDGNIGSKLTMKYPAVILKGEGARGMTLSIALAGKGQHQDAGAKMIHLAPNTSSTIVSKSISKQGGKVTYRGIVHFGRKAEGARSNIECDTLIMDNKSTSDTIPYNEILNDNISLEHEAKVSKVSEEQLFYLMSRGISEEEATEMIVMGFIEPFTKELPMEYAVEMNRLIKFEMEGSIG; this comes from the coding sequence ATGGCTAAAAAAATGCCAGATGTTGGTGAATATAAATACGGCTTTTCTGATAAAGACGTTTCCATTTTCCGTTCAGAGCGCGGACTGACAAAAGAGATCGTTGAAGAAATTTCTCGTATGAAAGAAGAGCCTCAGTGGATGCTCGACTTCCGTTTGAAATCTCTTGAGCACTTTTACAACATGCCGATGCCACAATGGGGCGGAGATTTAAATGCATTAAACTTTGATGAAATTACGTACTACGTAAAGCCATCAGAGCGCTCTGAGCGTTCTTGGGATGAAGTACCAGAAGAAATCAAACAAACCTTTGATAAGCTTGGTATCCCAGAAGCAGAGCAAAAGTATTTAGCAGGTGTATCTGCTCAGTATGAATCTGAAGTTGTGTATCACAATATGAAGCAGGACCTTGAAGATCTAGGAATTGTGTTTAAAGATACAGACAGCGCATTAAAAGAGAACGAAGACATCTTCCGTGAGCACTGGGCAAAAGTCATTCCTCCGACTGACAACAAATTTGCTGCGCTTAACTCGGCTGTATGGTCTGGTGGTTCATTTATCTACGTACCAAAGGGCGTAAAAGTAGATACACCACTTCAAGCATACTTCCGTATCAACTCTGAGAACATGGGTCAGTTCGAGCGTACACTGATCATTGTTGATGAAGGCGCACATGTGCATTACGTAGAAGGCTGTACAGCACCAGTTTACACAACAAACTCACTTCACAGTGCGGTTGTTGAAATCGTCGTTAAAAAGGGCGGCTACTGCCGTTATACAACGATTCAAAACTGGGCAAACAACGTCTTCAACCTTGTGACGAAACGTACAGTATGTGAAGAAAATGCGACAATGGAATGGATTGATGGAAACATCGGTTCTAAGCTGACAATGAAATACCCAGCGGTCATCCTAAAAGGTGAAGGTGCTCGAGGTATGACATTAAGTATTGCCCTAGCAGGTAAAGGTCAGCACCAAGATGCAGGTGCGAAAATGATTCACCTTGCACCAAACACATCTTCAACGATCGTATCGAAATCGATTTCCAAACAAGGCGGTAAAGTCACATACCGCGGAATCGTTCACTTCGGACGTAAAGCAGAGGGTGCACGCTCAAACATCGAGTGTGACACACTCATCATGGATAACAAATCAACATCTGATACGATCCCTTACAATGAAATCTTAAACGACAACATTTCATTAGAGCACGAAGCGAAGGTATCAAAAGTATCAGAAGAACAGCTATTCTACTTGATGAGCCGCGGAATTTCTGAAGAAGAAGCAACAGAAATGATCGTCATGGGCTTCATCGAGCCATTCACAAAAGAATTGCCAATGGAATACGCCGTTGAAATGAACCGTTTGATTAAGTTTGAGATGGAAGGTTCGATTGGTTAA